In the Anomalospiza imberbis isolate Cuckoo-Finch-1a 21T00152 chromosome 3, ASM3175350v1, whole genome shotgun sequence genome, gctgccctgcagaTGCTCCCTCTGAGGGAATTAAGATTTTATCCTGGTGTTTATAGGCCCAGATACCATTCTTTTCTCCTGACCCTACTCCCATGCCAGAAGAACATGGACTGGGAACTGTGGACATAGTGGCAAAGCCTCCTCCCTAAAATAGCCTCAGCTTTGTTACACTGACCCAGCTCCAGTCCCAGCTGcaaaagctgcagcaggagccatTCCTTAAAGGAATGGCAGTGAAGAACCTCAGGGAGCATGGCACTGCCACCAGGAGAGCTCCCATGTGACTCAGGAGCTTGATAGGGATAAAATGAACACCTGAACCTAAAGGTTTGCTGTGCTTTCTTTCATTTGCATTCTGTCTATATGCAATACTCAGTAACCACAGCACAGCTTCCTGCAGCATCACTTATACACTCCATCTTTCTATACATTCCACTCATTACTACCTtgtctgctgctgcctgcagcatagggaggccaggctggaggcacTGGTAGCCCAGAAgttccttttcctgtttctccCCCTGCACCACAGAAAATGAGGCTTTGGTTTCCTCTTCTGACACCTCTGAGAAGGATTCCCAACCCAGGGCCTTGTGTCATCCTGCCTTGTATAGCgaccctgcagtgctgtggcttgttggacacatccagggacactgggacacatCCAGGGACACAAGAACACAGACCCTGCTCCCTGGAAACCATCCCTgacctgctgctctggcacagatTGGAACCTTTTCTGATTCCATTCAAAAAACCCTCCCAGTGAACCCACCATCAGTGGTGTGTGCATGTGGTGCCTCTGCTGAGCATCCAGAATCTTTCTCCCAAATTTTTTTGATTGACACCGTGTCACTGTGACTTCACATCTCTGAGTTGTGAAGCAGAAGAGGCCAAGATGTTCCATTTGCCAAAACCCCAGCACTTCGCCCCTTGTAGTTAGGGGGGACCAGATGGCTCTGCCAAACACCCGGAGAGGAAGCTGCCAAACTGGGCACATGGCACAGACCCTCCTGCCTGGCAAGGACTGTCACTTCTCCCAGTGGCATGGCTGGCATCAAACTCACTGGATTCACAAGTGATGGCTGCATCCAGCTTGTATTTCTTCACCTTGGTTGGCATTAGAAGGAGGCGCAGTTTTGTTGCATCACCTGGTTGACAGAATTTGTCATCTATCCTGGTGTTGCTCTCATTTTGTCAGAAACCCACTAGAGGGTACCCTGATTATGCCCCTGACATGGCAGCTGCACAGACCTCTTGTCTAATAAGATGTTCTTGCAGTGTCTAAAGTTGTTTTCCATATTCTCTTTTTGCACATCCCACACCAAGGGATTCTTCATTTCATAGGAAAAGGATAGGAGAAGAGGGAATGGTTTCAATCAGACAAGGGGCAGGAtgagatgggatattgggaagaaattcttccctgtgagagtggagaggccttggcacaggttgcACATAGAAGCTGTGGCTGCGGCATCCCTGCAactgtccaaggccaggttggacgggacttggagcaacctgggatagcagaaggtgtccctgtccatggcagagggtgaaaagagatgatctttcaggtcccttcaAACGAAAACCATCACAGAGTTGATCTTGTGAGCCTATGCAAGAAGGATTCTGCTTCCCTGGTACTGGACTGGTGCCTGTGCCCGCACCCACCAATTCCTGTGCCCATCCCAAAGATTTTCCTGCTGGCCCCACAGCCCGTTGCCGCTGTGCCACGGGTGTCACAAGAGGTGTTGCATGGGGACAACGGTGACATTGATTGCAACAGCCCCAGGAGGCACCTCAgcctctgcccctgcagcagggagggaccaggggcagccccagcacccccacaGCCATGGGGCACTCCCGGGTTGGCCCAGGGCACTTGTGCCATCAGCCACAATTGCCTTTTGTCCCGCCCCCTGGAAACAGGGCAAAACTGGCCTGATTGGGGCACAGGGATACTCCCCGATCTGGACTCTTCCCACAGGTGATTCCAGCTTGGTTTGTTACAGATCATTTCTGCCTTGCTGTGCTCTGAACTTACACCTTTCTCAGGTAGGTCACTGGAGAGTCACTTCTGGGCCACCAAGACACTTCCTTGCCCCCTTGATTCCTCCTGGGTCACTgctgcacagggatggggagtggGCTGGCTGGGAATCCTGGGAATAATCTGGAGTTGAGGATGGATACTTGCCTCCTGTGCTGGGAAGACTTTCCTGCCTTCAGGGGATTGTGCAGGGTGTTTGGGCAGCAAGCTTTGGGCTGTCTGGTGGGGTGAAGTGCATTGGAGAAGATTTCATTTAGCTTGGCCTCTCCAGGCACAAAGATTCCCCTAAATCCTTGACCCTGCTTTGGTTCTGGTGTGTTCCCTCTGCAGCCCCGAGAAGACCCAGGACAGGCATCAGCCATGAGGATCCTCTACCTGCTCTTCCCCTTGCTCCTCCTGCTGGTCCACAGTGCTGCAGGtgagagggacagaggggagaTGGCTGAGGTGTGAACCCCCATCAGAGGGGTTTTCCAGGTCCTGGTAAGAGACCACAATTCTCAGGTATTTATGACATTTGCGAGGGATTTGCTGTGAGGAAGGTCTGGGCTGCTGAGGATCCAGCACAGCAACTCCTCTAGCTCCTGCTGGTCTTTCCCTCTGTCTTTCCCCACATGCACACATTGCTGTAGAAAAAATGAACTCTGACTGGAGAGTCTAAGATGTTGGGTTTGGTGCTCAGTTCCCATAAAAGACTGGGactcagagccagcagcagctgccctggaaCCCAACACATTTTGGACACTTATGTCACACTCACTTTGAACTCATTCACTGCACAGGGTCCTCCTTGGAGCCAACAAACAAGGAACAATGTCAGCGAGAAAATGGGTACTGTGGATTTTTGAAGTGCAAGTTCCCCTTTGTCATCAAAGGAAGATGTTCCAAGTTCTTCTTTTGCTGTAAAAAGTAAGTTTTGGAACTTCAAAAGCTGCTGTCATGGCAGAAGGTGTTTAAAGGCCCCTGAGTTGCTAAAGGCTCAGTGTCCATGAGGATTCAAGGCAGAGTAGAGGGGAGGGAAGCGAAGGTGCTCGGATCTGCCCtgagtggggctgcagcagccccaggtcaGCCAGGGCCTCCTCAGTCTCCTTCAGTCCCAGGGGGCTCATTCAGACTCTGCAGAGGAGTCACCAAAGCCACCAAAGAGGGAAACATTCCTGGTCCTTGAACAGCACCGGGGACATGATCCAGGTCTTGCTGCATCTGCACAGAcctggagccagggctgccagcacTGAGATACCCCAGGTCCAACCTGTCTGCACTAAGGACTGCACCTCACCTCCCCTGAGCCTGACTCTGCTGCACCTcaccctgggcactgcagggcagggcagagagtGGCAGGGAAATGTTATACCTAGTGATGTGCTTGTCTGTTTTCTTCTTACAGTCTCTGGGGATGAGACCGTGACATTCATAAGCAGGACATGTCCCTCGCTTCTGGCTGCTGGACCCATCTGCTGatgtcccctcccctccctgcctgtgccgtgcccagctgggctgacagcagcagtggcagctgctcctgctgggtgctgctgggctggagccctgtggtgcCAGCCCCGGTGTCtttggggcaggggctgcttttCCCGGCTTGAATAAAGATGAGCACTTTGGCattgcagggctgggctgtgtgtgcatgtcctgctgctggagggctGCTGTGCCggctgcccctggggctggcactgccttgGTGGCAGCAGAAGGCCctggggatggtgctggggctgagcagcgCGTGTGtccctggggatgctcctgccTGGCCGTGCTTTGGGCATGCTGAGCTTGGCAGTGCCtggctgggccagcctgggtgGGGTGCATGTGGTGGGGCTGCCCTGCAGATGCTCCCTCTGGGGAACTGGGATCCCTGTGCTGGTCCTGCCAGCCCCAGATGTCCCTTGTCCCCAACAGCCATGGCCTcatgtgcagagctgtgctggaggcTGTGCCCCTTGAGTGGCCACGGCCGTGGTGACCacaggagctgtccctgctgctcctccttgtcctgctccagcaccacagccctccctgctgtggctgtgctgctccacaccccatcccagcagacaggaggaggaggaaagcatGCAAGTCCTCGTTGGGGTGACATGCGGAAAAGGTCCCATTTTGCTGTACAATGATCCAACTTTGTTTACCCGCATGGAATCAGCAGAATGGCCCggtgtctctgcccatctcAGGTGGTCTGGAGTGACAATGCTTTGCTCCGTCAAAGGCAGAGGTCTCTCCCTGTGTGCAAAGCAAACCTCAGGCATTTGATTCCCTGCCTGGTTCAATACCTGTTGAGGCTGTCCATCTCCACGGTTgtttgggagcagctggggacccTGCCTGGTTCACTGGAGACTTTCCTCCCAAGAATCATACCCATAAAATTATTGATGTTGGGAAAGACCTCTAAGAAtatcgagtccaaccattccccctGGACTGCCAACCCCAACACTAAACCATGAGCACAAGTgtcacatccacacagcttttaaattccCTGCAGGattggtgactccaccactgccctgggcagcatgTCCCAAAGAACCATTACCCTTTCTGCAAAGAAATGATTCCTAATACCCAGTCTAATCCTTCTCTGGGCTATTTGAGACCatttcctctgctcctgtcGATTGTTACCTatgagaagagactgaccccaaAAATGTCTGCACTGCCATTGCTTCCCAAAATTGCATGATTTGGTGAGGGATGTTCAGACCATCCCTAGCTACCTTGGCATTTCCTTCATCTGcggtcacctgtcctggcactgACTCTGGGGCTGTTACCTCAAGCCCCCTTTACCTCTGCAGTGAAGTGCTGTTCCCCCAACCCAGGGGCTCCCTGGCCCACAACATCTGGAGCCAGACTGATGGAGGTGTGGAAAACGAGCTCAGGAGTTACCAAGGGCACACGGGGGGAAGTAAAGGGCAAGAGGGAATGcaggaaattttctttcctccatCTCATTTCCAAACTCCCCAACAGAGCTGTGGAAGTGAAATGAGTGACAAACCTTTCCTCTCACTGTGCAAAGCTGGGCACAATTGCAATGTTCAGTCAGATCATGACTTGACATCCCACATTGAGTATAGAACAGATAAAATGAGAGATCACAAGGAGGGAAAACATTTCCTCGTTTCTACTCTTCCCAACACCAACTGGTCTCTCTTGTCCGTCCCatccctctgctgcccagcccgTTGCCGCTGTGCCGCGGGTGTCACAAGAGGTGTTGCGTGGGGACAACGGTGACATTGATTGCAACAGCCCCAGGAGGCACCTCAgcctctgcccctgcagcagggagggaccaggggcagccccagcacgcCCACAGCTTTGGGGCACTCCCGGGTTGGCCCAGGGCACTTGTGCCAGCAGCAACTGGGGCCTGTCCCACCCACCAGCACTGCTATAAACCCAGCGCGtttggggcacagcagcattcCCTGGCCCCAAGGGCATCTGGACACAGCCATTCCTCTTGGGTTTGCTGCTGCCTGAACACCAAAGCCTTTGTCAGGGAGGTGAGTGTGGGGTCTCTCTCTGGAATCCTGCCCACTCAGGGTCCTGCCTGTCCCCATTGCCTTGGtgttccctctgcagctctgtgaatacctgggagaggcagcagcCATGAAgatcctgttcctgctcctccccCTGATCCTCCTGCTGGTcccaggtgctgcaggtgaGAAGGGAAGAGGGGAGATGGGGTAAAGTGTGAGCCTGCACCTGTGGGAATTCAGTGTCCCTGGAAGTGACTGTGTTTGTGGGAATGATGAGACAGTAAGAGGGGATGGAGGTGAAAGGGTTTTCTTGAGTGATTTTCCAGTGGGACCCAGATTTGGGGTGGAGGGAACTCATGGAAACAGAATCCTGGCTTCTTCTGTGGGTCAGGGATGTGGAAAGTGACGAATCCCTGCCTGTCAGCTGTGCTGGTCCAGGCAGACATAGGAATGAGGCCGGGAGGCTTTTTCTCAACTTCATGCTGGTCCTTTCTACTCTCTGCTCTGGTGTGACTTCAGTTTAGGGGAACAGGGACTTTCCAGGTGAGCTATGCTTTAATTGGAGATGTGGCTGTGGGGGGATTGGATCTGATCACTTCCCTTGGCCTGAAACACACGAGCAGCAGGGACCATCAGCCAGTCTATAACCACAATCTGACCTCTCATATTATTACTTGAATTGTCCCGTGTGTGTCTTTCCCCATGGGAACAGGCAATGCAGATCAATGCAGGCGACAACGGGGATTCTGCATGAGGCATTCTTGTTTTCATGGTACATTTGCCATCGGAAGATGTGCACCAGGCATTGTGTGCTGCAGAAGGTAAGGCCCAGATGCTTGGCTGAAGAAagattttcctcctttttcctcagaaaaaaacactacCAACTTCTTTCTTGACAACACATGATAAATACTGTCCTGCATTTATGCTTTGAGAGAGAGGCTCAAGAAGGGAGAGAATAGTCTTTGAGGGTTTGATCTCCCCtcactggggctgcagccaccccAGGTCAGCTGAGACCTCACCAGTCTCGTCTGGTCCCAGGGGGCTCATTCAGACTCTGCAGAGGACTCACCAAAGCCAccaaagagggaaaaattccCTGTCCTTGGGCAGCATCGGGGACATGATCCAGGTCTTGCTGCATCTGCACAGAcctggagccagggctgccagcacTGAGATACCCCAGGTCCAACCTGTCTGCACTAAGGACTGCACCTCACCTCCCCTGAGCCTGACTGCTGCACCTcaccctgggcactgcagggcaAGGCAGAGAGTGGCAGGGAAATGTTATACCTGGTGATGTGCTTGTCTGTTTTCTTCTTACAGTGTTTGGGGTTGAAACCCTGAAATTCCTGAGAAGGACATTCCATTCACATCTGGCTCCTTAAAATCACCTCCTGATGtcccctcccatccctgcctgtgccgtgcccagctgggctgacagcagcagtggcagctgctcctgctgggtgctgctgggctggagccctgtggtgcCAGCCCCGGTGTCtttggggcaggggctgcttttCCCGGCTTGAATAAAGATGAGCACTTTGGCattgcagggctgggctgtgtgtgcgtgtcctgctgctggagggctgctgttcctgctgcccctggggctggcactgccttgGTGGCAGCAGAAGGCCctggggatggtgctggggctgagcagcgCGTGTGtccctggggatgctcctgccTGGCCGTGCTTTGGGCATGCTGAGCCTGGCAGTGCCGtctgggccaggctgggtgcGGTGCCTGtggtggagctgctctgcagatgCTCCCTCCTGTGAAGCATAAACCATATCCTGCTTTTTATAGTCTCAGCAGTCTTTATTTTCTCAGTTCCCTACTTCCGTGTCACTCACTTTGAGGTGGGCCATGGTCCTTTCTTGGGGGAGCTGCTCAGCACAAGTGAGGATGAGCTCAAGGGAGGCACcatccagctgctggctggaaaAGAGCTCACTGGGTTTTCTGCAGGCATGTTCCATATGCCCACATGGAACAGGACGTGGCTGTGACTGGGATTCTCAAGCTCCACATCTGTGTTTGTGTATTCATTGTGCACACCCTGGGAATCCCCTCTGTTGTCTGGACACACCTGAGACTGGccagagcccaggcagggcCTTGCCCTCAGTTCCGAGTCcacctgggctctgcagagctctgggagctgctggagtgtccctgcagccccagcagtgactctgggctgggcagggcagtaGATCCAGCCCAGggttgtccccatgtccctgggcTGCCAATTGTCCCATCTCCAACATCCAAGGGAAGTTTCCCAGTGGAAGCTGGGTGATGTTTATGACACTTGATTGGGACACACTCAGGACCTCCCCTCAGCAGCCTTCAGCAGAGATTGTCCAACATATCTGAcgcctccatccctgcacaaggcAGGACTCTGAGGGTGAAGCAGgatttcccttcctcccttttcctcctcctctccactGGGACTGCTGTGCACAGTGCTGTGGACCTGGAAAGATATGGGATAGAAACCATGGTGATAGGGGCAAAACCTCATCTCTAAAAGAGCCACAGCTTTGTTACAAggtcccagctccattcccaggTATGAAACCTGCAGCAGAAGTCATTCCCTAAAGGTATGGGGCAGTGAGGAACCTCTCAGTAGCACAGCAGGAGAACTCACATGTGATTCATGATCTCAgtagaggcaaaaaaaaaaatacctgtaCCAAAAGGCTtggcttctttcttttttcGTCTTCATTCTCTTTATAGGAAAATTCAACATCCACAGTACAGTTTCACTGTAGCATCACTTAAATCCTCTATTTTTTCATCCATTTAATTAATTACTGTGGtacctgctgctccctggaaCATATGGAAGAGGAGAGCACAtaggacaggctggagccactTGAGTACTCAAGATGTCCAGCCCAAAAGTTCCTTTCTCTGTTTCCCCTCTGCACAGAGAAAACGAGGTTTTGGTTTCCTCTTCTGACACCTCTGAGAAGGATTCCCAACCCAAGGTCTTGTGTCATCCTGCCTTGTGAAAAATCTCCTTATGGAGCTGTGGCTTGCTGGACACAACcagggacacagacacagacaccgTTCACTGGAAACCAGCACCAACTTTCTGTTCTGGCAGACAGCGGAACCTTTTCCACTTGTCTTCAGAAAACCTTCCCAGTAAACCATCAATAATCTTACAGCTGGGCCCTCTGTTTCTGCTGAGCATGCAGAATCcatttcctgtgtttttcttAATTGACACCTTGTCACTGTGACTTCATATCTCAGGGTTGTGCAGGGAAAAATGATGAGGCACCAGGTTCCACTGCCAAATCCTCAGAAACTCAGACTCTGCAATTTGGGGACAATCAGATTTCTCTGCCAACCACCTGCAGAGGGAGATGCTAACTTGGGCACATGGCACAGACCCTTCCTGCCCAGCAAGGACTCTCATCAGAactgggctgctgctggtgcttgCATCCACCAGTTCCCGTGCCCATCCCAAAGATTTCCCTGCTGGCCCCACAGCCCGTTGCTGCTGTGCCACGGGTGTCACAAGAGGTGTTGCGTGGGGACAACGGTGACATTGATTGCAACAGCCCCAGGAGGCACCTTAGCCTCTGCCcttgcagcagggagggatcaGGGGCAGCCCCAAAACCTATGAATTGactctgcagggctgggtctGCACTCTCAGGAATGCTGAGACTACTGGCCTTTGGAAGAGAAGAACGTAGTAACACAAATTTGTCTTAGCTGCCAGAGAGAAGACACCCAGCTTTTGCCCTGTTGGGAGATATCTATGGACATGTTCAGGTTGTAGCCCAAGGGACCACTTGGAGAGAACACCTCTGGGAGGAGGTGTACAGCCAGCCTGGGAGACCTTTTTCCGTGGAAGGCATGCTGAGGTTTCCTGGGTCTGCAGGATCAGGCTCCTCCAGAAGGGATGTGGAAAGGACAAAGGCTGTGGGCTGGTAGAGTAGTGCTGTGGGCCGGAACAGGAATGGAACTACAGGCCTCAGCTCAAGGGCAGATGAGGAAGATGTAGATCAAAGTCCACAGTGTGGTGAGAACTCCATGACatctgggatgggatgggtgaGAAGAAAGGCTGGGCCCAGCATggagcccccagcacagccatgcacacaaaactgtggctgctggggacaagggacaccaATAACCAGCAGGACCAGGATAAGGAAGCTGCTCCCCAGAGGGAGCAtctgcagggcagctccaccAGAGACAACCcacccaggctggcccagccagcactgccaggctcaGCATGCCCAAAGCACGGCCAGGCAGGAGCACTCCAGGGATCCACAcgctgctcagccccagcaccatccccagGGCCTTCTGCTGCCACcaaggcagtgccagccccaggggcagcaggcacagcagccctccagcagcaggacacgcacacacagcccagccctgcaatGCCAAAGGGCTCGTCTTTATTCAAGCCGGGaaaagcagcccctgccccaaaGACACCGGGGCTGgcaccacagggctccagcccagcagcacccagcaggagcagctgccactgctgctgtcagcccagctgggcacggcacaggcagggaagggaggggacaTCAGCAGATGGGGACATCAGCAGATTGGCCCATCAGGCAGAAGCGAGGGACATGTCCTGCTTATGAATGTCAGGGTTTCAACCCCAAACACTGTAAGAAGAAAACAGACAAGCACATCACCAGCTGTAACATTTCCCTACCACTCTCTCTGCTGCCCTGCAATGCCCAGGGTGAGGTGCAGCAGAGTCAGGCTCAGGGGAGGTGAGGTGCAGTCCTTAGTGCAGACAGGTTGGACCTGGGATATCTCAgtgctggcagccctggctccaggTCTGTGCAGATGAAGCAAGACCTGGATCATGTCCCCGGTGCTGCCCAAGGACAGGGAATGTTTCCCTCTTTGGTGGCTTTGGTGAGtcctctgcagagcctgaaTGAGCCCCCTGGGACCGGACGAGACTGGGGAGGTCCTGGCTGACCTggggtggctgcagccccagtgaGGGGAGATCAAACCCTCAAGGACTATTCTCTCTCTTCTTGAGCCTCTCTCTCAAAGCATAAATGCAGGACAGTATTTATCATGTGTTGTCAAGAAAGAAGTTGGTAGTGgttttttctgaggaaaaaggaggaaaatctTTCTTCAGCCAAGCATCTGGGCCTTACCTTCTGCAGCACAACATGCCTGGTGCACATCTTCCCGCAACAAGTGTACCGCGAGGGCAAGACAGCCTCGAGCAGAATCCCCGTTGTCGCCAGCATGTAACTGCACTACCTGTTCCCATGGGGAAAGACACACACGGGACAATTCAAGTAATAATATGAGAGGTCAGATTGTGGTTATAGACTGGCTGATGGTCCCTGCTGCTCGTGTGTTTCAGGCCAAGGGAAGTGATCAGATCCAATCCCCCCACAGCCACATCTCCAATTAAACATGGCTCACCTGGAAAATCCCTGTTCCCCTGAACTGGAGGCACACCAGAGCAGAGATTAGAAAGGACCAGCATGAAGTTGAGAAAAAGCCTCCCGGCTTCATTCCTATGTCTGCCTGGACCAGCACAGCTGGCAGGCAGGGATTCGTCACATTCCACATCCCTGACCCACAGAAGAAGCCAGGATTCTGTTTCCATGAGTTCCCTCCACCCCAAATCTGGGTCCCACTGGAAAATCACTCAAGAAAACCCTTTCACCTCCATCCCCTCTTACTGTCTCATCATTCCCACAAACACAGTCACTTCCAGGGACACTGAATTCCCACAGGTGCAGGCTCACACTTTACCCCATCTCCCCTCTTCCCTTCtcacctgcagcacctgggACCAGCAGGAGGATCAGggggaggagcaggaacaggatcTTCATGgctgctgcctctcccaggtattcacagagctgcagagggaacaCCAAGGCAATGGGGACAGGCAGGACCCTGAGTGGGCAGGATTCCAGAGAGAGACCCCACACTCACCTCCCTGACAAAGGCTTTGGTGTTCAGGCAGCAGCAAACCCAAGAGGAATGGCTGTGTCCAGATGCCCTTGGGGCCAGGgaatgctgctgtgccccaaaCGCGCTGGGTTTATAGCAGTGCTGGTGGGTGGGACAGGCCCCAGTTGCTGCTGGCACAAGTGCCCTGGGCCAACCCGGGAGTGCCCCAAAGCTGTGGgcgtgctggggctgcccctggtcCCTCCCTGCTACAGGGGCAGAGGCTGAGGTGCCTCCTGGGGCTGTTGCAATCAATGTCACCGTTGTCCCCACGCAACACATCTTGTGACACCCGCGGCACAGCGGCAAcgggctgggcagcagagggCTGGGACGGACAAGAGAGGCCGGTTGGTGTTGGGAAGAGTAGAAACGAGGAAATGTTTTCCCTCCTTGTGATCTCTCATTTTATCTGTTCTATACTCAATGTGGGATGTCAAGTCATGATCTGACTGAACATTGCAATCGTGCCCAGCTTTGCACAGTGAGAGGAAAGGTTTGTCACTCATTTCACTTCCACAGCTCTGTTGGGGAGTTTGGAAATGAGatggaggaaagaaaatttcctgCACTCCCTCTTGCCCTTTACTTCCCCCCGTGTGCCCTTGGTAACTCCTGAGCTCATTTTCCACACCTCCATCAGTCTGGCTCCAGATGTTGTGGGCCAGGGAGCCCCTGGGTTGGGGGAACAGCACTTCACTGCAGAGGTAAAGGGGGCTTTAGGTAACAGCCCCAGAGTcagtgccaggacaggtgaccgCAGATGAAGGAAATGCCAAGGTAGCTAGGGATGGTCTGAACATCCCTCACCAAATCATGCAATTTTGGGAAGCAATGGCAGTGCAGACATTTttggggtcagtctcttctcatAGGTAACAATtgacaggagcagaggaaatGGTCTCAAATAGCCCAGAGAAGGATTAGACTGGGTATTAGGAATCATTTCTTTGCAGAAAGGGTAATGGTTCTTTGGGAcatgctgcccagggcagtggtggagtcaccaatCCTGCAGggaatttaaaagctgtgtggatgtgacACTTGTGCTCATGGTTTAGTGTTGGGGTTGGCAGTCCagggggaatggttggactcgataTTCTTAGAGGTCTTTCCCAACATCAATAATTTTATGGGTATGATTCTTGGGAGGAAAGTCTCCAGTGAACCAGGCAgggtccccagctgctcccaaacAACCGTGGAGATGGACAACCTCAACAGGTATTGAACCAGGCAGGGAATCAAAT is a window encoding:
- the LOC137470150 gene encoding ostricacin-2-like; amino-acid sequence: MKILFLLFPLILLLVQGAAGSSLEPTNKEQCQRENGYCGFLKCKFPFVIKGRCSKFFFCCKK